One stretch of Phocoena phocoena chromosome 10, mPhoPho1.1, whole genome shotgun sequence DNA includes these proteins:
- the HRH1 gene encoding histamine H1 receptor, translating into MTLPNSSSVLEDEMCEGNKTTTPNPQMMPLVVVLSAISLVTVGLNLLVLYAVHSERKLHTVGNLYIVSLSVADLIVGAVVMPVNILYLLTSRWSLGRPLCLFWLSMDYVASTASIFSIFILCVDRYRSVQQPLRYLRYRTKTRASATILAAWFLSFLWVIPILGWHRFMSKTSGHREDRCETDFYDVTWFKVMTAIINFYLPTSLMLWFYAKIYKAVQQHRQQRELIDGSLPSFSEDKLKPENLRVGAKKPGKESPWEVLKRKPKDAGGGPVSKPASQDPKEIKSPGVFSQEKDGGPDKFHCSPINIVQTQMEADGSGREYVAISQSQSQLEMGEQGLNTHGAKEILEDQILGDRQFFSRTDSDTPPELARGEAKSKSESSTGLDYIKFTWKRLCSHSRQYVSVLHTHRERKAAKQLGFIMVAFIVCWIPYFIFFMVIAFCESCCNQHVHMFTIWLGYINSTLNPLIYPLCNENFKKTFKKILHIRS; encoded by the coding sequence ATGACCCTTCCCAATTCCTCCAGCGTCTTGGAAGACGAGATGTGTGAGGGGAACAAGACCACCACGCCCAACCCCCAAATGATGCCCCTGGTGGTGGTCCTGAGCGCCATCTCCTTGGTCACAGTGGGACTCAACCTGCTGGTCCTGTATGCTGTGCACAGCGAGCGGAAGCTACACACGGTGGGAAACCTGTACATTGTCAGCCTCTCGGTGGCCGATCTGATTGTGGGGGCCGTCGTCATGCCCGTGAACATCCTCTACCTCCTCACGTCCAGGTGGTCCCTGGGACGCCCTCTCTGCCTCTTTTGGCTTTCCATGGACTATGTGGCCAGCACGGCGTCCATTTTCAGCATCTTCATCTTGTGCGTTGATCGCTACCGCTCTGTGCAGCAGCCCCTCAGATACCTGAGGTACCGCACCAAGACCCGAGCGTCGGCCACCATCTTGGCAGcctggtttctctccttcctgtGGGTTATTCCCATTCTGGGCTGGCATCGCTTCATGTCGAAGACCTCAGGGCACCGGGAGGACAGGTGCGAGACCGACTTCTACGATGTCACCTGGTTCAAGGTCATGACTGCCATCATCAACTTCTACCTGCCCACCTCGCTCATGCTGTGGTTCTACGCTAAGATCTACAAGGCTGTACAGCAGCACCGTCAGCAGCGGGAGCTCATCGACGGATCCCTCCCGTCCTTCTCTGAAGATAAGCTGAAGCCAGAGAACCTCAGGGTGGGCGCTAAGAAACCAGGGAAGGAGTCTCCCTGGGAAGTTCTGAAAAGGAAGCCGAAAGATGCCGGTGGTGGACCTGTCTCGAAGCCAGCATCCCAAGACCCAAAGGAGATAAAGTCTCCAGGTGTCTTCAGCCAAGAGAAGGATGGAGGACCGGACAAATTCCATTGCTCCCCAATTAACATTGTGCAGACACAGATGGAGGCAGACGGGAGTGGCCGGGAATACGTAGCCATcagccagagccagagccagcTCGAGATGGGCGAGCAGGGCCTGAACACGCATGGGGCCAAGGAGATACTAGAGGATCAGATCCTAGGTGACAGGCAGTTCTTCTCCCGGACAGACTCAGACACCCCCCCAGAGTTGGCACGAGGGGAAGCCAAATCGAAAAGTGAGTCTAGCACAGGCCTGGATTATATCAAGTTCACCTGGAAGAGGCTTTGCTCACATTCAAGACAGTACGTGTCTGTGTTGCACACGCACCGAGAACGGAAGGCCGCCAAACAACTGGGTTTTATCATGGTGGCTTTCATCGTTTGCTGGATTCCTTACTTCATCTTCTTCATGGTCATTGCCTTCTGCGAGAGCTGCTGTAACCAACATGTGCACATGTTCACCATCTGGCTGGGCTACATCAACTCCACGTTGAACCCCCTCATCTACCCCTTGTGCAACGAGAACTTCAAGAAGACGTTCAAGAAAATCCTGCACATTCGCTCCTAA